The window CTGCCACGTCTAATTTGGTAGCCATCTCATTTTCGTTTTGCTCAAGATTCGGCAGTACAGTGTTGATACTTGGCATCACGATGTTGGGAGGAATGATCGCCTTAGAACTATACATCAATGAGcttgtcttttggtggtgcgatatgcctaTAGAACACCAGGTAGCTCGTTTGGCCACTTACCCTTCTTGTCTAAAGGTAGAGCTCATTGCTGCTCAGATACCACCATATAGATGCATAGGTCATCCGCTGCTTCTGGTTTAGATTGCATTGGTCGGTAGGTCGTGAGAGGAATCAGTTGAGTGCAACTGCTTGTCAGGTCAGACCTTGGATCTCCTTCAGAGTGGTGGGGAACTTCATATCCAAGTGTCTATCTGAATCTTCATCTCCTTTAAACAAGGTAAAATGTGGGGGGCTGAACTTCCGCGATGGCTCcgtctgctcgatctcgtctaCAAAGGTGACTTATTTAGGTTGGCCACGTCTCTTCGAAGAGTATCGTCGGTAGTGTCAATGCGCTAGAAGCCGCACAGTTGCTCTGCTACAAGCCTTTGTACTTCCTCCTGGATTTGTGCCTGGTACGGCAGTGGAGTCTCCAGCTACCCCCGATGTTGACCTGTTGGTCTATGTTGCTCTTCGACATGTCCTGCTCGTCCATGCTGTGGTTGCGGTGCGCATGGTTTGCCCTGCGCTGCTCGCCGTCGTTCTAAGCAAGGGTTGCCAGTAGAACTTGAGTTGGACTGCTCTCGTGCTCTTCTCTGGACGTTATGCGGTTGCCTACTTCGTTGCCTCTTTAGAGGATCTCCTTGTGGGCCTAACCTCTTGTGGAAGCTTTGCCTAGAATGTCCTGAGTGCTCGTCGGAGTGCAGACCCAACCTCGAATGCACACTGACTCGTGAGCCGAGTCGGGAATGAACGCTTTTCTATGCATTTAGGTAGAAGATGACGTTTCCTCGAGGACCCAAATGAAAATGCACACTACTTGAAAGCACGGTTCGTGGCAGGCTGAACAGCTCTTTACCGGGATGTTGCTGGAATAAGTTACGTTCTTCTGCCCTTGTCTTACTTTGGGACACCTCGTTTGGGGTGCGCTGCATCTCGATACGGTCGAGGAGTTGGTTCACCAAGGTGGTCTGTTGCGCGAGGGCGTTCGTCAAATTGGTGACCTACTAGGGCAGGTGGtgctcgccatttggattggaagagtgTGGATGATGGGCGTCTCTATGTTTGGTAGAAGTATAATGGACTGCAGGTACAAAGTTTGAGCCCAAAATGGGCATTCCTGTAGAAAAGTGGGGTATATGTAACCTTGAATCGATCGCATGACATGTGGTCGGAATCTGGATTGCTGGAGGTGGCCTTGGAATGGATTGGGTCGCAGACCAGGTCATTGGAACGGGTCACGGGGTGCGTTGGACCAGCGCTTGCTCGCCTTAGGCTTGCATGGCCGTAGACCCTCCTGGTCGTTGGGCTGTCACATCATGTCCTGCTGGCTGAATGGCTTGGCTTGGGCACGTTGAGTTGCCTGGCTGGCAACAGCTGCCGCATTCTGGGCTCGGGTCTGGGCCTGCTGCTGCATTAGGTTGGGCCTCCTGCCTAGGGTTTGGTAGGGTGCAGAGTTGTAGGGGCATCGGTGGTGGGAGTGGCGTCGTGGCTGCTAAGTCAcagtggtgatggtgatggcaCGGCTCCACAGTGGTTGGGCTCCTCCTACCGCCGTGTTGAGCCTTGAGGACCTCCGTCGTAGGGCTATGTCCTTGTCTTCACTCTCCGGTCCAAGTCCTTGCACGTATAAGGTTTCATTCGTCGTAGTTTCTGAATTTCTTACAATTGTATCCTTTTTCCAGGgattgatcaagaaacttttctAGGAAAACTTAATTGATACGATgtgtgagaaattcaacgtaacaaaaaattcaagaaactaaTGCAAGAGGTTTCTTCGAGTATTTTGAATCAgttctcaatgaaagcaccaatttgtcgatacaaatttccgccgtcttcagtcttgatgaaaatgcacctgcaaaacaatcaacatctttgatcaaagacctaagcctcatgTGCCCACGAGGTAAGGGGTTAGGTCAACGGATttccgatgcctaagttagtttttcTGAGAGggtaaagtgtttagggcttttttagGGTTGCAAAAGCCCTccaaaatttggtagaatatgggaTATTTATAGagctagggccggccatatagtgtttaatggagagatattctttaaatattctcaagatatcaaataggaaataatatcttgagataatggtgtaattatccctaattgatttaaattaggattacttacttgttggagtcaatcttcaattaggaatgtattaaaTATAGGATTTGAGTAATTggtccttatctttaattcatTGCCAAGGACAGGTGAGCTGTGGGCAGTCGTATCCAGCTGCTGAGACCTCCAGGGGTGTGAGCTGCGCGTGGGAGCATCTGAGAAGCCTACTCATTTATTGAGaacaatcttgtctttcttgaataaaagtccacgtgtcacctcaagaatatttgggattattttaggctccacaataTAATAGGAGTGAATTTGTAATATGACATGCGTTAGTTcactaaattaaaattatttttccaatgtatttgaattatattaaaatagggtaaattacattttaccccttCAGGTTTGAagtcgatttcaattccttacaacatctttaaaacatttcactttcatacctcaagtactattttaattcaatttcatacaaccgttaaaaattctgttaagttaaccgttaagtgatgacgtggcaaatATGAGGTCCTCATTCATGCTGATGTGGCTGATACATTTATGCCACGTGGATAAACACTtaataaaaatgttaaaatattagaataattaattaaagaaaaatataaaatttataaataaataaataaaacccaaaagtcccttcgtcttccccacccctTCCCCCCACCGGAGCCCATCCCCTAACACCCACGCCTTTCTCCCATCCCGCATCACCCGAGCCTCCCCCACAACCTTCAATCTCCATCCTAGAAGCCAAAAACTGGAAAAGTTCCAAATTTTCCCACACTCAACAAAACACAAAGAAATCCAAACATTTCCTAcccattttctctcaatttcccTCTAACCAAACACACCCTATTGTCTTTCGAAAGAATATGCAAAGCCTACCCATTCAATTTCAAATCCTCAAAAACCCAGCAaaactaaaaaaccaaaaaactaaaatatccAAAATTTTTCCCTCACCCTAtatcattttctcagcaaccaaacacaaccCAGAatcccaattaaaaaaaaaaagtctttcaaATCAAAATTCACCAGCAGCAACCCTGAAAAATGCTCTCCAGACCCTCATATTAGTCTGCTCCGAAACCTTCATCTGAACTCTCACGACCTCCCAAATCGTCCTGGTCCACTAACTCCTCCCCTGGCTCACTGAGTCACCGCCACCGAGTCTCCTGCCAAACGACGACTTCAAACCCAGTGCCTTTTTGACCCTGCTCGCCATCGACGACATGAGTGAAGTCAAAGCACTCCAGTCGGTCTTCTCAGACTGTGGGATGTAGGTGAGAGGTTTGGGCTCGAAGATCCGGCAGGCTTTGACTAAGATCTCGTATACAGTTTCCCGGAGCTTCGAGTCCGAGAGAGAAAGGGGCTCGAAATTAGGGATTTGAATAGAGCAATTTACATTTAGTTGGGTGAGCTTAGGGTTTTTGTACAGAAGCACCGTAGCTTCAATCGAAGTCCTAAGACGGTTTGGATTCCGGGTGTGAGATGTGAAGAGGGAGGATTGGGTTTCCAAGGAGAGataaggaaagggaggtgaagagAATGTGGGAGATGGAGGTGGATCGGGGGAATGGGTTTTTAGGTTTCagggtttattttttttaataggataaattattataataatttaaatgcataaaacattattatttttgccacgtggcacacatttggtagccacgtcagctcttaacggatcaattgatggaaaatgtaacggatgtatgaaattgaaataaaatagtacttgaggtatgaaagtgaaatgttttaaagatattgtaaggaattgaaatctaCCCCAAACTtgagggggtaaaatgtaatttacccattaaAATATTCATGTTGTTTTGTTAGTTATTATCTAATAATTATAGGATGTCAAGATATCAAGTTTAGTGGTATCTCACCATAATTTTCTAGTAAGAAACAAAACTCTTACATGTTCAAGCAAACGTAAGTGTAGTCACGCTGTTTAAAATATGTGTTCCTTGTGCATTCAAGTTAGCCAATCCCAAAACACTTGTAGAGAGACCGAAGGCTGAAAGCCAAAGAACAAAAATCAGCAACTTGCCACTTAGTGGAAACATAAACCTGAAAATAGGTAAACAGCAATGGTGCCACTGACTGAGTGGAGACAGCAATCATGCCACTGTGAGTGGACATATGAGCGGAGACAGCAATAATTTATTCATTCAGTCATCAGCACAGGAACCTCTCTGTAAACTTCACACACTCCAGCTTTCTATCTCAATAATTTACACACActccagctctctctctctctctctctctctctctctctcactaatTTATTCATTCACTCATCAGCTCAGGAACCTCTCTGTAAACTTCTCCTCCACACActccagctctctctctctccagttctctctctctctatcatcTTCTCCACTCCTCACTCTGTTAGTTCTATACAACTCATCCATCGCCTGGGGACTGACCTTGGGCTTTTCAGCTGCCAAGCAACTCCAGAATCTGTTCTGATCAAACTCAAAGTTGTAACTAAGGAGTttggagaaaataaaaagatgatCAAGGTTGAAGTAATTCACAAAGAAATTATTAAACCATCCGCTCCAACTCCTCACCACCTTAGACATTTGTGCCTCTCCCTTTTTGACCAGATTATGCTTGAACTGCATGTGCCACAAGTTCTCTTCTATCCTAGCAGCAGTGATGAACATTCTTTGGTCGCTGAAAAGTCCGAGCTTCTAAAGAAATCATTATCTGAGGCCCTCACTATCTGCTACCCCTTTGCAGGGGAATTCAAAAATAACGTTTCCATCAACTGCGATGACCGCGGAGCTCTATTTCTTGAAGCCCAAGTCAACTGTCCCATGTCCAAGATCCTGGACAAACCCGATTCTGAGATCCTAACACAACTGATTCCAACTCCTATGCGTTCCAAACAAGCACAAGTAGGGCATCTTGTACTAGTCCAGGCCAACGTATTCGAATGTGGTGGATTGGCAATTGGCGTCAGCATTTCGCATAAGGTCGCTGATGCCTTAGCGAACAGCAAATTCATCGAAAGCTGGGCTGAAATTGCCCGCTGCACTGCCAGCACTACTGACCATCACGTAGTACTTCCTACAGAATTTGGTGTTGCAGCTACTTTGTTCCCACCACAAGAATTTTTTAACTCACCCCTTCGCAGAAAACTTACAAGGAAATTTTGTGGTTTTTACCATGACGAAGATTGAAGAAAATGAAGTATACGATCTTCAAACCTTGGTTGCAAAAATGAGGAAAAGCCTTGAGGAATTTAAGGTAAAATATGCCAATGAAATTA is drawn from Malus domestica chromosome 14, GDT2T_hap1 and contains these coding sequences:
- the LOC114821135 gene encoding epi-neemfruitin B synthase L1AT-like — encoded protein: MIKVEVIHKEIIKPSAPTPHHLRHLCLSLFDQIMLELHVPQVLFYPSSSDEHSLVAEKSELLKKSLSEALTICYPFAGEFKNNVSINCDDRGALFLEAQVNCPMSKILDKPDSEILTQLIPTPMRSKQAQVGHLVLVQANVFECGGLAIGVSISHKVADALANSKFIESWAEIARCTASTTDHHVVLPTEFGVAATLFPPQEFFNSPLRRKLTRKFCGFYHDED